The following are encoded together in the Pseudodesulfovibrio indicus genome:
- a CDS encoding amidohydrolase family protein: MLSRRDFLTVLARVAPFAWALSPAGPIPRALAGPDRTSPGAIFALAGTVLPGRGDPLPGHAVLIRHGRIEAVVPAGLPRDRPVVAPPDAWILPGVINAHCHHAHTPEDRRRLWLESGVTALGDAASPLAALPDLLRSPAGTTATASACGPMLAPPGGYPLNAHTRDMALEINSPARGEDAVRRLADLGAGSVKIAFEPGNGPAPLPLFDAATARAVCDTARRLGLGVRAHVQDLSGLEPALNAGVRTIEHVPHVLRTPDGPAPVLDKSGAVLPAYRTLLERMARDGVILTPTLDVLSRTPWGGPALFEPVRTFHAMGGRVALGNDYPYRRTDAGMPAPEMRLLAEAGLPPEAVVEAATANAAEACGLRDRGLIAPGMAADLLVVRGFPTPDELQDPLHIVKDGVFIR; the protein is encoded by the coding sequence ATGCTCTCCCGGCGCGACTTCCTCACGGTCCTCGCCCGGGTCGCGCCGTTCGCCTGGGCACTTTCACCGGCAGGGCCGATTCCCCGCGCACTGGCCGGGCCGGACCGGACATCGCCCGGCGCAATCTTCGCCCTGGCCGGAACCGTGCTGCCCGGACGGGGCGATCCCCTGCCCGGCCACGCCGTGCTGATCCGCCACGGGCGCATCGAGGCTGTGGTCCCGGCCGGCCTCCCGCGGGACCGGCCCGTGGTCGCGCCCCCGGACGCCTGGATACTCCCCGGCGTGATCAACGCCCACTGCCACCACGCTCATACCCCGGAGGACCGGCGCAGGCTGTGGCTCGAATCCGGCGTCACCGCCCTGGGCGACGCGGCCTCTCCCCTGGCCGCCCTGCCGGACCTCCTGCGCTCCCCGGCCGGGACCACGGCCACGGCATCGGCCTGCGGCCCCATGCTGGCCCCGCCCGGCGGCTATCCTTTGAACGCCCACACCCGGGACATGGCCCTGGAGATCAATTCCCCGGCCCGGGGCGAGGATGCGGTCCGCAGGCTGGCCGACCTGGGAGCCGGGTCCGTCAAGATCGCCTTCGAACCGGGTAACGGCCCGGCCCCCCTGCCCCTGTTCGACGCGGCCACGGCGAGGGCCGTCTGCGACACCGCCCGGAGGCTGGGGCTGGGCGTGCGCGCCCACGTGCAGGACCTGTCCGGCCTGGAACCGGCGCTCAATGCCGGGGTGCGGACCATCGAGCACGTGCCGCACGTCCTGCGCACTCCGGACGGCCCGGCCCCGGTCCTCGACAAGTCCGGCGCGGTCCTGCCCGCCTACCGGACCCTGCTCGAACGCATGGCCCGCGACGGGGTGATCCTGACGCCCACCCTGGACGTGCTCTCTCGCACCCCCTGGGGCGGCCCGGCCCTCTTCGAGCCGGTGCGCACCTTCCACGCCATGGGCGGGCGCGTGGCCCTGGGCAACGACTACCCCTACCGGCGCACGGACGCGGGCATGCCCGCGCCGGAGATGCGGCTGCTGGCCGAGGCCGGGCTGCCCCCCGAAGCGGTCGTCGAGGCGGCCACCGCCAACGCGGCCGAGGCGTGCGGACTCCGCGACCGGGGGCTGATCGCGCCGGGCATGGCGGCCGACCTCCTGGTTGTCCGGGGTTTCCCGACGCCGGACGAGCTCCAAGACCCCCTGCACATCGTCAAGGACGGCGTGTTCATCCGCTGA
- a CDS encoding EAL and HDOD domain-containing protein, translated as MNDEKTYESIFVARQPILDAQNSTWGYMMLFRDSLDADRAVFTDNSEATMKLVSNLPLCNTPHSSKTRFLIHFTPEAVVRGIPHAIPWSNTVIILEEIQDPDETLIVALGDLLIDGYELAINNFEGKPGCERLAELADTLIIDMEGKDEADLNAIVTRGKKFGASRMIAKRVEDLDDLNRAKNAGFHLFHGFFFKRPQTDSGRKISSAQATRVKLFEIIEKDEPDFDALAPAIEADVSISYRLLNFLNSANFSFATKVTSIKQAVVLTGWKPIRNWLRLIILTDMTPTEKSLELAYVSAHRAKLFETAALGSGYEDDSDTLFIVGLFSLLDAMLDTDMKDITEHLPVDDEVKATLCGKKTRFTPWLDLAKAIEASDWDEVGERASTLNLLPGTVAVSYQHAFTWANAFFSSKTST; from the coding sequence ATGAACGACGAGAAAACCTATGAATCCATCTTTGTAGCGCGCCAGCCCATTCTGGACGCCCAGAACTCCACCTGGGGCTACATGATGCTGTTCAGGGACAGCCTGGATGCGGACCGAGCCGTCTTCACCGATAATTCCGAAGCGACCATGAAACTGGTCTCCAACCTCCCCCTGTGCAACACCCCGCACAGCAGCAAGACGCGGTTCCTGATCCACTTCACGCCCGAGGCCGTGGTCCGGGGCATCCCGCACGCCATCCCGTGGAGCAACACCGTCATCATCCTCGAGGAGATCCAGGACCCGGACGAGACCCTGATCGTGGCCCTGGGCGACCTGCTCATTGACGGCTACGAGCTGGCCATCAACAATTTCGAGGGCAAGCCGGGGTGCGAACGGCTGGCGGAGCTGGCCGACACCCTGATCATCGACATGGAAGGCAAGGACGAAGCGGACCTGAACGCCATCGTCACCCGGGGCAAGAAGTTCGGCGCCTCCCGGATGATCGCCAAGCGGGTTGAGGACCTGGACGACCTGAACCGGGCCAAGAACGCCGGGTTCCACCTCTTTCACGGATTCTTCTTCAAGCGCCCCCAGACCGATTCCGGGCGCAAGATCAGCTCGGCCCAGGCCACCCGCGTGAAGCTCTTCGAGATCATCGAGAAGGACGAGCCGGACTTCGACGCCCTGGCCCCGGCCATCGAGGCGGACGTGTCCATCAGCTACCGGCTGCTCAACTTCCTCAACTCCGCCAACTTCAGCTTCGCCACCAAGGTGACCTCCATCAAGCAGGCCGTGGTCCTGACCGGGTGGAAACCCATCCGCAACTGGCTCAGGCTGATCATCCTGACCGACATGACCCCAACGGAAAAGAGCCTGGAGCTGGCCTACGTCTCGGCCCACCGGGCCAAACTCTTCGAGACCGCCGCCCTGGGCAGCGGCTACGAGGACGACTCGGACACCCTGTTCATCGTCGGTCTCTTCTCGCTGCTGGACGCCATGCTCGACACGGACATGAAGGACATCACCGAGCACCTGCCCGTGGACGACGAGGTCAAGGCCACCCTGTGCGGCAAGAAGACCCGGTTCACGCCGTGGCTCGACCTGGCCAAGGCCATCGAGGCGTCCGACTGGGACGAGGTGGGCGAGCGGGCCTCGACCCTGAACCTGCTCCCCGGCACCGTGGCCGTCAGCTACCAGCACGCCTTCACCTGGGCCAACGCCTTCTTCTCCTCCAAGACAAGTACCTAG
- a CDS encoding 2-amino-3,7-dideoxy-D-threo-hept-6-ulosonate synthase: protein MHIGKAIRLERIFNRNTMRTIIVPMDHGVTVGPIAGLEKMRDTVTSMVAGGANAGLVHKGQVKLGHRMQGRDFGCIVHLSAGTCLSPFPNVKRLVTTVEEAIRLGADGVSVHVNLGDETEGQMLTDLGQVAASASEWGMPLLAMIYARGPKVQDEYDPQVVAHCARVGAELGADVVKVNYPGDAESFARVVECACVPVVIAGGAKMDSTRAFLDMVRTSIDAGGAGLSVGRNVFQHRDPTRLVEVLNRIVHEDAPVDQALDGYEDIL from the coding sequence ATGCATATCGGTAAAGCCATTCGTCTGGAAAGGATTTTCAACCGCAACACCATGCGGACCATCATCGTGCCCATGGACCACGGCGTGACCGTAGGCCCCATCGCCGGGCTCGAAAAAATGCGCGACACGGTCACCAGCATGGTGGCGGGCGGAGCCAACGCCGGACTGGTGCACAAGGGGCAGGTCAAACTCGGCCACCGCATGCAGGGCCGCGATTTCGGCTGCATCGTCCATCTTTCCGCCGGCACCTGCCTCTCCCCGTTCCCCAACGTCAAGCGGTTGGTGACCACCGTGGAGGAGGCCATCCGGCTGGGCGCGGACGGCGTCAGCGTCCACGTCAACCTGGGCGACGAGACCGAGGGCCAGATGCTCACTGACCTGGGCCAAGTCGCGGCCTCGGCTTCGGAATGGGGCATGCCGCTGCTGGCCATGATCTACGCGCGCGGCCCCAAGGTGCAGGACGAGTACGACCCGCAGGTCGTGGCCCACTGCGCCCGCGTGGGCGCCGAGCTGGGCGCGGACGTGGTCAAGGTCAACTACCCCGGCGACGCCGAATCCTTTGCCCGCGTGGTGGAATGCGCCTGCGTGCCGGTGGTTATCGCGGGCGGGGCCAAGATGGATTCCACCCGCGCCTTCCTGGACATGGTCCGCACCTCCATCGACGCAGGCGGCGCGGGACTCTCCGTTGGTCGCAACGTGTTCCAGCACCGCGACCCCACCCGGCTGGTCGAGGTCCTGAACCGGATCGTTCACGAAGACGCCCCGGTGGACCAGGCCCTCGACGGATACGAGGACATCCTCTAG
- a CDS encoding HEAT repeat domain-containing protein, giving the protein MLDFRHIFARFARLAPVLPLLLCLAVPARASGPDGEGIAALLGSPDPAERSMGLSVLAGRGQDALPGLIRAMTDPSARIRRGAVIGVALQPAPALADDGLLRALRDDDATVRSLAAHTLARIGEPVAGDLAALLGDPDDKVRVAAALALSRMGTGAIPALCSALDSPDPAVTAKAAWLLGALGSDGLPAVPALTRALGTSDMRLVHVLAETIDLIGPAPAMACQELALIGLRTGCPVTRIGGGAAPTLVKLLARPGTPLGHMALYALARMGSEAEPALRAALATGTEGQKAAAALLLTGIDPTLAHSLPEDLRKTLAGTMHIQ; this is encoded by the coding sequence ATGTTGGACTTTCGACACATTTTTGCCCGGTTCGCGCGGCTCGCCCCTGTCCTGCCGCTCCTGCTCTGCCTGGCCGTCCCGGCCCGGGCGTCCGGCCCGGACGGCGAGGGCATTGCGGCCCTGCTCGGCAGCCCGGACCCCGCCGAGCGGTCCATGGGGCTGTCCGTTCTTGCCGGTCGCGGCCAGGACGCCCTGCCCGGGCTGATCCGTGCCATGACCGACCCCTCGGCCCGAATCCGGCGCGGAGCGGTCATCGGGGTGGCCCTCCAGCCCGCTCCGGCCCTGGCGGACGACGGGTTGCTGCGCGCCCTGCGCGACGACGACGCCACCGTGCGCAGCCTGGCCGCGCACACCCTGGCGCGCATCGGCGAACCGGTGGCCGGGGATCTGGCCGCGCTCCTGGGCGACCCGGACGACAAGGTCCGCGTGGCCGCCGCCCTCGCCCTGAGCCGCATGGGAACCGGAGCGATCCCGGCCCTGTGCTCCGCCCTCGACTCCCCGGACCCGGCGGTCACGGCCAAGGCGGCCTGGCTCCTCGGCGCACTGGGGTCGGACGGCCTGCCCGCTGTCCCGGCCCTGACCCGGGCCCTGGGGACCAGCGACATGCGGCTGGTCCACGTCCTGGCCGAAACCATCGACCTCATCGGGCCGGCCCCGGCCATGGCCTGCCAGGAGCTGGCCCTGATCGGGCTGCGCACCGGCTGTCCCGTAACCCGCATCGGCGGCGGGGCCGCGCCCACCCTGGTCAAGCTGCTCGCCCGGCCCGGCACGCCGCTGGGCCACATGGCACTCTACGCCCTGGCCCGCATGGGTTCCGAGGCGGAACCCGCCCTGCGCGCGGCGCTGGCCACCGGCACCGAAGGGCAGAAGGCGGCCGCCGCCCTGCTGCTGACCGGCATCGACCCGACTCTGGCCCATTCCCTGCCCGAGGACCTGCGCAAGACGCTGGCCGGGACCATGCACATACAATAG
- a CDS encoding S24 family peptidase, with product MGFTDDVRRALIDRIGPGRRYPNNKRMADELGVDPSQLNRFLKRERGLNSDSLGHILDRVGVTLTFGDEPADAAREVCFRPPGRAVPGGPAPRGEDYLAVPLAEPALVASRGLIPEDRVQGWVLVWRHQESIRFRTNLAAVEIAKGDLSMAPALGPGDIVVVDRNDRDPGQSGRLMLVCHPDGEARIRRVGTRRLDDDLELIFYSDDSREHPP from the coding sequence ATGGGATTCACCGACGACGTTCGCCGCGCGCTCATCGACCGCATCGGTCCCGGCAGACGCTATCCCAACAACAAACGAATGGCCGACGAACTGGGCGTGGACCCGTCGCAGCTCAACCGGTTCCTGAAACGGGAGCGCGGCCTGAACAGCGACTCCCTGGGACACATCCTGGACCGCGTCGGCGTGACCCTGACCTTCGGGGACGAGCCCGCGGACGCGGCCCGCGAGGTCTGCTTCAGGCCGCCCGGAAGGGCCGTGCCCGGCGGACCTGCCCCCAGGGGGGAAGACTACCTGGCCGTCCCCCTGGCCGAGCCCGCCCTGGTCGCCTCGCGGGGATTGATCCCCGAGGACCGGGTGCAGGGCTGGGTGCTGGTCTGGCGGCACCAGGAGTCCATCCGGTTCCGGACCAACCTGGCCGCCGTTGAGATCGCCAAGGGAGACCTGTCCATGGCCCCGGCGCTGGGTCCAGGCGACATCGTGGTGGTGGACCGCAACGACCGCGATCCCGGCCAGTCCGGCAGGCTGATGCTCGTCTGCCACCCGGACGGCGAGGCCCGCATCCGACGCGTGGGGACCCGGCGGCTCGACGACGACCTGGAGCTGATCTTCTACTCGGACGACAGCAGGGAACACCCCCCGTGA
- a CDS encoding DUF5675 family protein — protein MEKVDIVRLEKGEEGTFGVLRVGGRVVCVTMEPPDRGNRPDVSCIPAGRYGCERVESPAFGSTFEITGVPGRSHILFHAGNVAGDTRGCVLLGSRFGRLGRDRAVLDSRAALGEFLALCGDAPSFEFEITE, from the coding sequence ATGGAAAAAGTTGATATTGTTCGCTTGGAAAAAGGCGAGGAAGGGACCTTCGGCGTCCTCCGGGTCGGGGGGCGGGTGGTCTGTGTGACCATGGAGCCGCCGGACCGGGGGAACCGGCCGGACGTGTCCTGCATCCCGGCGGGACGGTACGGGTGCGAGCGCGTGGAGTCGCCCGCCTTCGGGTCGACCTTCGAGATCACCGGGGTGCCGGGCCGGTCCCACATCCTGTTCCACGCGGGCAACGTGGCCGGGGACACCAGGGGGTGCGTACTGTTGGGCAGCCGGTTCGGTCGGCTGGGGCGCGACCGGGCGGTGCTCGACTCCCGCGCGGCCCTGGGCGAATTCCTCGCGCTGTGCGGGGACGCCCCTTCCTTTGAATTCGAGATCACGGAATAG
- a CDS encoding helix-turn-helix domain-containing protein: MSDICLKGAKEICEAVGENPRNITDLVRDKGLPAWKRDDKGSWRALPEDLQRWIREQRDRHISNYVFRERLESAVD, translated from the coding sequence ATGTCGGACATCTGCCTGAAGGGAGCCAAGGAAATCTGCGAGGCCGTGGGGGAGAACCCCCGCAACATCACGGATCTGGTCAGGGACAAGGGGCTGCCCGCCTGGAAGCGGGACGACAAGGGGTCGTGGCGCGCCCTGCCGGAGGATCTGCAGCGGTGGATCCGCGAGCAGCGCGACCGGCACATCAGCAACTACGTGTTCAGGGAGCGGCTGGAGTCCGCCGTGGACTGA
- a CDS encoding SH3 domain-containing C40 family peptidase: MNRVLPVLLLALVLIGAGCARRSAGPAELVPLAQDAGAYHGLADDARLMDEGRQAVAWEAFLQRLFDPWERAGAETPADDAFWGLKAFAGKRLFGENSLPGDPAWLDAMAVASRVDDYPSLNRRAIAVVDTSMRALPSIRPVFYDPALPGEGFPFDYMQNSLVLAGTPLLAVHESADKAWVLVESRFTYGWVPATDLAWVDDEFAHAYRSGLYAAVTRDRVPVVDEGGVFRFEASIGSLLPLAGEGSEGGWTVLVAARGADGEAVLRRARIPSDDAEIAPVPATAGNFARLADRMLGQPYGWGGLYRNRDCSATTMDLMAAFGIFLPRNSSQQAKVGWVVPLEGEDDTAKKARLLAEGVPFLTLVRKPGHIMLYIGRTSGPSGDEPVVLHTIWGLRTKVGDAVGRAVIGRTVITTLEPGADLETLDRPDGVLINAVRSFNTLP, from the coding sequence ATGAACCGCGTCCTCCCCGTCCTTCTCCTCGCCCTGGTCCTGATCGGCGCGGGCTGCGCGCGCAGGAGCGCCGGGCCGGCGGAACTTGTTCCCCTGGCCCAGGACGCCGGGGCGTATCACGGGCTTGCGGACGACGCGCGGCTCATGGACGAGGGACGGCAGGCCGTGGCCTGGGAAGCGTTTCTCCAGCGCCTCTTCGATCCGTGGGAGCGGGCCGGGGCCGAGACCCCGGCCGATGACGCCTTCTGGGGGCTGAAGGCGTTCGCGGGCAAGCGGCTGTTCGGCGAGAACAGCCTGCCCGGCGATCCGGCCTGGCTCGACGCCATGGCCGTTGCCTCGCGGGTGGACGACTACCCGTCCCTGAACCGGCGGGCCATCGCCGTGGTCGACACGTCCATGCGCGCGCTGCCCTCGATCCGGCCCGTGTTCTACGACCCCGCCCTGCCCGGCGAGGGGTTCCCCTTCGATTACATGCAGAATTCCCTGGTCCTGGCCGGGACGCCGCTCCTGGCCGTGCACGAGAGCGCCGACAAGGCCTGGGTCCTGGTGGAGTCGCGCTTCACCTACGGATGGGTCCCGGCCACGGACCTCGCCTGGGTGGACGACGAGTTCGCCCACGCCTACCGCAGCGGCCTGTACGCGGCCGTGACCAGGGACCGCGTCCCGGTGGTGGACGAGGGGGGCGTGTTCCGGTTCGAGGCGTCCATCGGCTCCCTGCTGCCCCTGGCGGGCGAGGGGAGCGAGGGCGGCTGGACCGTGCTGGTCGCGGCGCGCGGCGCGGACGGCGAAGCGGTGCTGCGGCGCGCCCGCATCCCGAGCGATGACGCCGAGATTGCGCCCGTTCCGGCCACGGCCGGGAACTTCGCCCGGCTGGCCGACCGCATGCTCGGCCAGCCCTACGGCTGGGGCGGCCTGTACCGCAACCGCGACTGCTCGGCCACGACCATGGACCTCATGGCCGCCTTCGGCATCTTCCTGCCGCGCAATTCGAGCCAGCAGGCCAAGGTCGGCTGGGTGGTGCCCCTGGAGGGCGAGGACGACACGGCCAAGAAGGCGCGCCTCCTGGCCGAGGGCGTGCCGTTCCTGACCCTGGTGCGCAAACCGGGCCACATCATGCTCTACATCGGAAGGACCTCCGGCCCGTCCGGGGACGAGCCCGTGGTCCTGCACACCATCTGGGGGCTGCGGACCAAGGTCGGCGACGCCGTCGGCCGCGCGGTCATCGGGCGCACGGTGATCACCACCCTGGAGCCGGGCGCGGACCTGGAGACCCTGGACCGGCCCGACGGCGTGCTGATCAACGCGGTGCGCTCCTTCAACACCCTGCCCTGA
- a CDS encoding flavin reductase family protein, which translates to MKKSLGPNTLAQPTPVWAVGSYDEEGKPNAMIAAWGGICGSDPACLTVSVRPGRHTFAGIMKHRAFTVSVCPAPLAAEADYLGMVSGKKTDKFADTGLTPVKSDCVNAPYVDEFPLIIECELRETVDLGVHVMFVGEIRDVKCDEDKLVDGKHPDPEKILPLIFSPGTRAYHTVGQQVAKGFDAGRKYLKKD; encoded by the coding sequence ATGAAAAAATCCCTCGGCCCCAACACCTTGGCCCAGCCTACGCCCGTCTGGGCGGTGGGTTCCTACGACGAAGAGGGCAAGCCCAACGCCATGATCGCCGCCTGGGGCGGCATCTGCGGCTCGGACCCCGCCTGCCTGACCGTGTCCGTGCGCCCCGGCCGCCACACCTTTGCCGGGATCATGAAGCACCGCGCCTTCACCGTGTCCGTCTGCCCCGCGCCCCTGGCCGCCGAGGCGGACTACCTGGGCATGGTCTCCGGCAAAAAGACCGACAAATTCGCGGACACCGGCCTGACCCCGGTCAAGAGCGACTGCGTGAACGCGCCCTACGTGGACGAGTTCCCGCTGATCATCGAGTGCGAGCTGCGCGAAACCGTGGACCTCGGGGTGCACGTCATGTTCGTGGGCGAGATCCGCGACGTGAAGTGCGACGAGGACAAGCTGGTGGACGGCAAGCACCCGGACCCGGAAAAAATCCTCCCCCTGATCTTCTCCCCCGGCACCCGCGCCTACCACACCGTGGGCCAACAGGTCGCCAAGGGCTTCGACGCGGGCCGGAAGTACCTCAAGAAGGACTAG
- a CDS encoding cystathionine gamma-synthase family protein, which yields MGQDRKRAMGTEAVWAGEDRLFEGNATQVPVVHSVSFGYDDMDEWMDVALGNRPGHIYSRNTNPTVSVFEEKIRVLEGGEAATSASSGMGIISNALFSLLAPGDRVVSVKDTYGGTNRMFTEFLPRVKVDVTLCDTMDHEAIEAEVARGCKILYLETPTNPTIRILDLERLSRAGKAAGATVLVDNTFATPINQNPLALGADLVLHSATKYLGGHADALGGVAVGSRELIKTVYSYREIVGNVLDPMGAYLILRGMKTLALRVERQNANALEIARFLEGHPGVERVFYPGLESHPGHGIARRQMRGFGGMLSFVARGGTYEDACRMLSRLRLAKRAANLGAVETIAGPPATTSHVECTREERAAMGIPESLIRYSVGIEDAADLMADLMADLDRALA from the coding sequence ATGGGCCAGGACAGGAAGCGCGCCATGGGGACCGAAGCGGTCTGGGCGGGAGAGGACCGGTTATTCGAGGGCAATGCCACGCAGGTGCCGGTGGTGCACAGCGTTTCCTTCGGCTACGACGACATGGACGAGTGGATGGACGTGGCTCTGGGCAACCGGCCCGGCCACATCTACAGCCGCAACACCAACCCCACGGTCTCGGTCTTCGAGGAGAAGATTCGCGTGCTGGAGGGCGGCGAGGCGGCCACCAGCGCGTCCAGCGGCATGGGCATCATCTCCAACGCCCTGTTCTCGCTCCTGGCCCCCGGCGACCGGGTGGTCTCGGTCAAGGACACCTACGGCGGCACCAACCGGATGTTCACCGAGTTCCTGCCCCGGGTGAAGGTGGACGTGACCCTGTGCGACACCATGGACCATGAGGCCATCGAGGCCGAAGTGGCCAGGGGATGCAAGATCCTCTACCTGGAGACCCCGACCAACCCGACCATCAGGATACTCGACCTGGAGCGGCTGTCCCGCGCGGGCAAGGCGGCGGGCGCGACCGTCCTGGTGGACAACACCTTTGCCACGCCCATCAACCAGAACCCGCTGGCCCTGGGCGCGGACCTGGTCCTGCACAGCGCCACCAAGTACCTGGGCGGCCACGCGGACGCCCTGGGCGGCGTGGCCGTGGGCAGCCGGGAGCTGATCAAGACCGTCTATTCCTACCGCGAGATCGTGGGCAACGTGCTCGATCCCATGGGCGCGTACCTCATCCTGCGCGGCATGAAGACCCTGGCCCTCCGCGTGGAGCGCCAGAACGCCAACGCCCTGGAGATCGCCCGGTTCCTGGAGGGCCACCCCGGCGTGGAGCGGGTCTTTTATCCCGGCCTCGAGTCCCATCCGGGACACGGGATCGCCCGGCGCCAGATGCGCGGCTTCGGCGGTATGCTGAGCTTCGTGGCCAGGGGCGGGACCTACGAGGACGCCTGCCGCATGCTGTCCAGGCTCCGGCTGGCCAAGCGCGCCGCCAACCTCGGCGCGGTGGAGACCATCGCCGGTCCCCCGGCCACCACCAGCCACGTGGAGTGCACCAGGGAGGAGCGGGCGGCCATGGGCATCCCCGAAAGCCTGATCCGCTACTCGGTGGGCATCGAGGACGCTGCGGACCTGATGGCCGACCTGATGGCCGACCTGGACCGCGCCCTGGCCTGA